The genomic segment ACAACGATGGTGAACCAGCGCAGCCCCGCCGCGCCGGCCGGCGGCAGCACCGCGTTCGGGCCCGACCAGATGTTGAACGCCAGCGTATGGGGCATGTAGTCGAGGCCGACATCGCCCATGCCGAACGAATGGATCAGCAGGAACCCGGCAAAGCCGATGACGTCGCGATAGAACGTCATGGCCTTTTCGAGGTCGTTGACGTGCACATGCACGTGCCCGATCCGGGTGCCTTCGATCATGCGCGCTTCCAGCACCGGCTTCTCGCCCAGTTCCGCCAACAGCCCGTTGAGGTCGATCGGGTCGCGCCCCGAATGCGGCTTGCCTTCGGTGGTGATGGCGTAGTGGCCGGTCTCCGGGTCGCCCAGGTGGCCGCGCCACGGCGTTTCGAAAGTGATCTCGATGCCGTTGCCGTCGAGGTCCCAGAGATAGATGGCCTCCGAAACCAGGTGGTCGGTCGGCGAAATCTGCACGCGCCGCTGCAGGGCCCGCACTGCCATCTGCGCCAGCGCTGCGCGCGTCGGCACGTGGATGGCCACATGGTAGAGCCCGATCGTACGCGGCACGGACGGGCGGTTGGCCCCGGTCTCGAGCACGATCAGCACCTTCTTGCCCACGCCCAGCTCGAGCACGTTCTCATGCTCGGCCACGATGTCGAGCCCGACCACGTCCTGCCAGATGGCCAGGGCACGCGCACGGTCGGTGACCGCGATATGCACGGGGCCGAGCTTGGTGGTCAGCGGCAGGATCGGCTGGGAGCGGACTGGGGTCTGCACACTTGCATCAATCATGACTTGTCTCCTTTGGGCGGCAGCCTGGGCCGCCGCATCGTTGAACAAGATATAGCCCCGCCATCGCCGTTCGGCCATGTAGGCCAAACCGAAGGCATTGTTCGATAATCCGCACCACTGCGTTGCCGCTTCCCGCTCCGGCCTTTTCGTGCTCACTAATGGCGAGGGAACTTGGAGGAACCTGCGATGCGCATCAGGACCCTGGCGCTTGCCTTCTCGATGCTGGCCTTTGCCGGCCCCGCTCTGGCCAATTGCTATGAAACCATAGGGTGTGACGATAGCGACGCCTTCAGCAAGGCCGACCTGCGCCACTTCTCCTGCCAGGTCCTCTGGGACCTGCGCAACTCGATCTACAAGCAGAACGGCTATTGCTTCAAAACCCAGCGGGCCATCAGCTATTTCGGCAATGACGGCTGCTACATCGCCGATCAGGGCGCCGTGAAGCTCAACGCCTATGAGCGCCAGAACGTGGCGGCCATCCAGTCGGTCGAAAAGGCCAAGGGCTGCAACTGAGCGCTAGACCTTGACGGCATGGGCCACGCGGTCTTCTTCGCCGAAGACCCGCAGGTAGCGCTCGATCTCGCGCCGGTCCCCGGTCGCCTTTTCGGGATTATCCGATAGCTTGACCGCGGGGCGGCCATTGGCCGAGGTCACCTTGCACACCAGCGAGATGGCCTTGAGCCCGTCGGTCGGCACCGGCGCGCAGCCCTCGAAGTCGTTGGTGAGGTTCGTCCCCCAGCCAAAGCTCATCCGCACCCGGCCCTCGAAGTGCCGGTAGGCCTCGATGATCATGTCGACATCGAGCCCGTCCGAGAAGATCAGCAGCTTTTCGCGCGGATCCTTCCCCCTCGATTTCCACCAGGAGATGATCTTCTCCCCGCCCTCGATGGCCGGGGCGCTGTCGGGCCGGAACCCGGTCCAGTCCGCCACCCAGTCGGGCGCATCGCGCAGGAACGCCGCCGTGCCGAAGGCATCGGGCAGCACGATCAGCAGGTTTCCGCCATAATAGCTGCGCCAGTCCTGCAGCACCTCGTAGGGAGCCGCCTTGAGCGCTTCGTCGCTCGTGGCCAGCGCCCCGAGCACCATCGGCAGCTCGTGGGCATTGGTGCCCAGGGCTTCCAGGTCCGTGTCCATGGCCAGCAGCACGTTCGAGGTGCCGGTGAAGCTCTCCCCGATCCCTTCCTTGAGCGCTTCCACGCACCATCGCTGCCACAGGAACGAGTGGCGCCGGCGGGTGCCGAAATCGGAAATCTTGAGGTCGGGATATTGCTTGAGCCGCTCGGTCTTGGCCCACATCTTGGCCTTGGCCCGCGCGTAGAGCACGTCGAGCGCGAAGGGGCCGAACTGCTTCATGGCCGCCCGCGAGCGCAGTTCGTTGATGATGGCGAGGGCAGGGATCTCCCACATCGTGGTGTCCGTCCAGCGCCCGGCGAAGGTCAGCTCGTACTGCCCGTCGCGCCGCCGCAGGTCGTATTCGGGCAGCTCGAAATTCTCCAGCCACGCCAGGAATTCCGGCTCGAAGATCTGCTTGCGCCCGGCAAAGGTGTTACCAGCCAGCCAGATCATCTCCTTCTTGGAGAAGCGCAGCGTGCGCGCATGGTCGAGCTGCGCCCGCAGCTCTCCCTCGTCGATCTCGTCGGCGAGCCGCACCGAGGTGGTGCGGTTGATCAGCGAGAACGTGGCGTTGACATGGGGGTAGAGCCCCCAGATCATCTGCAACATCAAGAGCTTGTAGAAATCGGTATCCAGAAGGCTCCGGATGATCGGGTCGAGCTTCCAGGTGTGATTATAAACACGCCTGGCGATATCGGTTCTGGTCATGATGCGTCCCACCGCGCTGCGACGCCTTAATTAAGGGGCGAGCGCGCGAAAAGCTAGGGCGAGGGTGCCGTGGCGGATGGGCGGCTCAAGACGCTGGCCCGGAACCCTTAGCCGAATCGCTGCTCCGGAACCGCCCCCGCATCGCGCCGGAAGTCGGAGGGCGACATCCCCGCCATCTTGCGGAACGACTTGTTGAAGGCGCTGAGCGAGCCGAACCCGCTTTCCATCGCCACGTGCAGCACGTTGGCATCCTCGCGCAGCAGCAGCGCCTGGGCGTAGGAGAGCCGCAGGAGGTTCACGTATTCGTTGAGCGTCATGCCCGTTGAGCGCTTGAAGATCGACATGGCGTATTTCGGATGCAGGTCCGCCGCCGAGGCGATGTCGATCGAATCGATGTCGTGGAGGAAATTCTGCGCGATGAAATCGCACATCCTGCCCACCTTGCGCGAGGACTGCAGGTCGAACCCCTCGCTCTGGCTCGCCTCGCCGC from the Youhaiella tibetensis genome contains:
- a CDS encoding VOC family protein is translated as MIDASVQTPVRSQPILPLTTKLGPVHIAVTDRARALAIWQDVVGLDIVAEHENVLELGVGKKVLIVLETGANRPSVPRTIGLYHVAIHVPTRAALAQMAVRALQRRVQISPTDHLVSEAIYLWDLDGNGIEITFETPWRGHLGDPETGHYAITTEGKPHSGRDPIDLNGLLAELGEKPVLEARMIEGTRIGHVHVHVNDLEKAMTFYRDVIGFAGFLLIHSFGMGDVGLDYMPHTLAFNIWSGPNAVLPPAGAAGLRWFTIVVPDAQTLAGVKTRLEGAGAPVSAVEGGIETQDPFGNRLQVLVG
- a CDS encoding YARHG domain-containing protein — translated: MRIRTLALAFSMLAFAGPALANCYETIGCDDSDAFSKADLRHFSCQVLWDLRNSIYKQNGYCFKTQRAISYFGNDGCYIADQGAVKLNAYERQNVAAIQSVEKAKGCN
- the pncB gene encoding nicotinate phosphoribosyltransferase, translating into MTRTDIARRVYNHTWKLDPIIRSLLDTDFYKLLMLQMIWGLYPHVNATFSLINRTTSVRLADEIDEGELRAQLDHARTLRFSKKEMIWLAGNTFAGRKQIFEPEFLAWLENFELPEYDLRRRDGQYELTFAGRWTDTTMWEIPALAIINELRSRAAMKQFGPFALDVLYARAKAKMWAKTERLKQYPDLKISDFGTRRRHSFLWQRWCVEALKEGIGESFTGTSNVLLAMDTDLEALGTNAHELPMVLGALATSDEALKAAPYEVLQDWRSYYGGNLLIVLPDAFGTAAFLRDAPDWVADWTGFRPDSAPAIEGGEKIISWWKSRGKDPREKLLIFSDGLDVDMIIEAYRHFEGRVRMSFGWGTNLTNDFEGCAPVPTDGLKAISLVCKVTSANGRPAVKLSDNPEKATGDRREIERYLRVFGEEDRVAHAVKV